The Salinispora tropica CNB-440 genome has a window encoding:
- a CDS encoding Rv2175c family DNA-binding protein, with the protein MTDSVPAGETAASPAAEPAEWLTLPAVAERLDLTISKVHQMIRDRELIAVRRDGARRVPADLVATRGVLKHLPGVLNLLTDAGYDDDEILRWLYQPDGTLPGGSAAVALAGDQAREVKRRAQALGF; encoded by the coding sequence GTGACCGACTCCGTTCCCGCTGGCGAGACCGCCGCGAGCCCTGCCGCCGAACCGGCTGAGTGGCTGACCCTGCCTGCTGTCGCCGAGCGCCTTGACCTGACGATCAGCAAGGTCCACCAGATGATCCGGGACCGGGAGCTGATCGCGGTTCGCCGAGACGGTGCCCGGCGGGTGCCGGCGGACCTGGTGGCGACCCGAGGGGTGCTCAAGCACCTACCCGGGGTGCTGAATCTCCTCACTGACGCCGGTTACGACGATGACGAGATTCTGCGCTGGTTGTATCAGCCCGACGGCACCCTGCCCGGCGGCAGCGCCGCCGTGGCACTGGCCGGCGATCAAGCCCGCGAGGTAAAACGTCGCGCCCAAGCCCTCGGCTTCTGA
- the pknB gene encoding Stk1 family PASTA domain-containing Ser/Thr kinase — MDTQVADTLLGSLIDGRYRVRSRVARGGVATVYTATDERLDRIVAVKIIHPASGPEAQGQTAGFVERFADEAKTIARLTHPNVVAVYDQGIHADRPYLVMEYVRGRTLRDVLTERHRLNPDEALAITEQMLAAIAAAHRAGLVHRDVKPENVLVAEAPTGGAANLVDSVVKVADFGLAQAVEASADDAQANQLMATAAYVAPELVTDGHADPRTDVYSAGIVLFEMLTGRVPYDGNRPVEVAWQHVRQDVPPPSTLVPGLPKALDDLVIRATRRDPGARPADANALLTRVQVAREGLGNPNTHTTVLRRVTEKPPVSEPTMVVAAVQPAQRPTWARLPEEAPRGGRRRAANNESAWSRLAPLSGRIVGEQRGRLAVAAVVVMLGLIAAVGGWWVGVGRYTQAPELVSLDRAAAEAQAKRAGLVLHYTEPRHDDQVPKDAVLSQDPLSASRIVRGGTITLTLSLGPERLAIPDVVGKEFELATTDLTDAGLKVTKGSASYHDSLPEGMVVATDPKAGTEVKPGHEVTVTLSKGRAPISVPNLVGKPLNEARSILNQLGLVLVEPPTVKESDRPKNEVIGQSPADGAGVEKGAEVSLDVSQGPPQVVVPRVIGMPCQQAKQMLEAQSFPVAVQFNRNGTVRFQSPGENSQVPPGTQITLGCL; from the coding sequence ATGGACACACAGGTCGCCGACACGTTGCTGGGCTCACTGATCGACGGGCGCTACCGCGTCCGCAGTCGGGTCGCCCGGGGTGGCGTGGCGACTGTGTACACCGCGACCGACGAACGCCTCGATCGAATCGTCGCTGTTAAGATCATCCATCCCGCATCGGGTCCGGAGGCCCAGGGGCAGACAGCGGGCTTCGTGGAACGTTTCGCCGACGAGGCGAAGACCATCGCTCGCCTGACTCACCCCAACGTCGTCGCGGTCTACGACCAGGGCATCCACGCCGACCGGCCATACCTGGTCATGGAGTACGTACGCGGTCGCACGCTGCGCGACGTGCTCACCGAACGGCACCGGCTCAACCCCGACGAGGCCCTCGCGATCACCGAACAGATGCTCGCCGCGATCGCCGCAGCACATCGGGCCGGGCTCGTCCACCGGGATGTCAAACCGGAGAACGTGCTGGTCGCCGAGGCACCGACCGGGGGTGCAGCCAACCTGGTCGACAGCGTGGTGAAGGTCGCTGATTTCGGATTGGCCCAGGCGGTGGAGGCGAGCGCCGACGACGCGCAGGCCAACCAGCTGATGGCCACGGCCGCCTATGTCGCACCGGAGTTGGTGACCGACGGGCACGCCGACCCACGCACCGATGTCTACTCGGCGGGCATCGTGCTGTTCGAGATGCTCACCGGCCGGGTGCCGTACGACGGCAATCGCCCGGTCGAGGTGGCCTGGCAGCATGTGCGACAGGACGTACCGCCGCCGTCAACCCTGGTACCGGGGCTGCCGAAGGCGCTCGACGACCTGGTCATCCGCGCTACCCGGCGCGATCCCGGCGCGCGCCCAGCCGACGCCAACGCGCTGCTCACCCGGGTACAGGTGGCTCGGGAGGGGTTAGGTAACCCGAACACCCACACCACGGTGCTGCGCCGGGTGACCGAGAAGCCCCCGGTGAGCGAGCCGACCATGGTGGTCGCGGCCGTGCAGCCGGCGCAGCGTCCCACCTGGGCCCGGCTACCCGAGGAGGCCCCACGGGGCGGCCGGCGACGGGCGGCCAACAACGAGAGTGCCTGGTCTCGATTGGCCCCGCTATCCGGTCGAATAGTGGGTGAACAGCGCGGCCGGCTCGCGGTGGCCGCTGTCGTCGTGATGCTCGGGCTGATCGCCGCGGTGGGTGGTTGGTGGGTCGGGGTCGGCCGATACACGCAGGCCCCAGAGTTGGTCAGCCTGGACAGGGCCGCCGCGGAAGCGCAGGCGAAGCGGGCCGGTCTGGTGCTCCACTACACCGAGCCGCGCCACGATGATCAGGTACCGAAGGACGCTGTCCTTTCCCAGGATCCGCTCTCCGCGTCCCGCATCGTCAGGGGTGGCACGATCACCCTCACCCTCTCGCTGGGCCCCGAGCGATTGGCGATACCGGATGTCGTCGGCAAAGAGTTCGAGTTGGCCACGACCGACCTGACCGACGCCGGCCTGAAGGTAACCAAGGGTTCCGCCAGCTACCACGACAGCCTGCCGGAGGGCATGGTGGTCGCCACCGACCCGAAGGCGGGCACCGAAGTCAAGCCCGGACACGAGGTCACGGTAACCCTGAGTAAGGGAAGGGCGCCCATCTCGGTGCCGAACCTGGTCGGCAAGCCCCTGAACGAGGCCCGTTCGATCCTGAACCAGCTCGGCCTGGTACTCGTTGAACCGCCGACCGTGAAGGAGTCCGACAGGCCCAAGAACGAGGTCATCGGGCAAAGTCCAGCCGATGGTGCTGGCGTGGAGAAGGGTGCGGAGGTCAGCCTGGACGTGAGCCAGGGCCCACCGCAGGTTGTCGTCCCCCGCGTGATCGGCATGCCATGCCAGCAGGCCAAGCAGATGTTGGAGGCGCAGTCCTTCCCGGTCGCGGTGCAGTTCAACCGAAACGGCACCGTCCGGTTCCAGAGCCCCGGCGAAAACTCCCAGGTGCCACCGGGTACCCAGATCACCCTCGGCTGCCTGTGA
- a CDS encoding deoxyribonuclease IV, protein MMATMRPVGTHTPTGGGLAKAALPYLDATGAEVAQVYVSNSRGWALPPGNPTQDALFRAGCAERGVPVFIHASLLVNLGSPTAATVERSALTLAHALRRGTAIGAQGVVFHAGSAVDAGYADTAMRQVRDVLLPLLDTTGDTNGPMLLVEPSAGGGRSLAARVEQLGPYLDAVDRHPWLGVCFDTCHAWAAGHDLAVEGGMTATLDTLVNTVGADRLRLVHANDSKDLCGSTRDRHENIGKGAIGEPAFAELMYHPATAGVPTVVETPTEKHVGHAADVAVLKRLRT, encoded by the coding sequence GTGATGGCGACGATGCGGCCGGTCGGCACACACACACCGACCGGGGGCGGGCTGGCGAAGGCCGCCCTGCCGTACCTGGATGCAACGGGTGCCGAGGTCGCCCAGGTCTACGTGTCCAATTCGCGGGGCTGGGCACTGCCGCCCGGCAACCCGACGCAGGACGCACTGTTTCGCGCCGGCTGCGCCGAGCGCGGCGTCCCGGTATTCATCCACGCGTCCCTGCTGGTCAACCTCGGCTCGCCCACGGCGGCGACGGTGGAACGGTCAGCGCTGACGCTGGCGCACGCGCTACGCCGAGGGACGGCGATCGGTGCCCAGGGGGTGGTGTTCCACGCCGGCAGCGCGGTGGACGCCGGATACGCCGACACGGCGATGCGCCAGGTCCGGGACGTGCTGCTTCCCCTGCTGGACACCACCGGTGACACGAACGGGCCCATGCTGCTGGTCGAACCGAGCGCCGGCGGCGGGCGCTCGCTCGCCGCCCGGGTAGAACAGCTCGGCCCCTACCTGGACGCGGTTGACCGGCATCCGTGGCTCGGTGTTTGCTTCGACACCTGCCACGCCTGGGCTGCCGGGCATGACCTGGCCGTCGAAGGTGGCATGACCGCCACGCTCGACACGCTGGTGAACACCGTGGGGGCAGACCGGCTGCGGCTGGTACACGCCAACGACTCGAAGGACCTCTGCGGCTCCACCCGGGACCGACACGAGAACATCGGCAAGGGCGCCATCGGAGAGCCCGCCTTCGCCGAGCTGATGTACCACCCGGCGACCGCCGGAGTACCGACGGTGGTCGAGACCCCCACCGAGAAGCACGTGGGCCACGCCGCCGACGTGGCCGTTCTCAAGCGACTGCGTACCTGA
- a CDS encoding GntG family PLP-dependent aldolase has protein sequence MIDLRSDTVTRPTAGMREAMAVAEVGDDVYGEDPTVNALETEVAALFGHEAALFCPTGTMANQIALQLLVPPGSELLCDADAHVVTYEIGAAAAYGGISSRTWSAVGAAVDPGVVAGMIRPDGYWAVPTRAVAVEQTHNRGGGGVIPLAALRELRRVADDAQVAMHCDGARIWHAHIADDVPLATYGMLFDTLSVCLSKGLGAPVGSLVVGSADKIERARFIRKRMGGGMRQAGILAAAGRYALANQVQRLAEDHAKAARLAEAVAPFGVLAAEVRTNLVPLDLTKTPMDAHTFAAVARAEGVLVSVLGPRTARLVTHLGVDDAAIGRVVDVLTRALRT, from the coding sequence GTGATCGATCTACGTTCCGACACCGTCACCCGCCCGACCGCGGGAATGCGGGAGGCGATGGCCGTCGCCGAGGTAGGCGACGACGTGTACGGCGAGGACCCGACGGTCAACGCCCTCGAAACCGAGGTTGCAGCGCTCTTCGGCCACGAGGCGGCGCTGTTCTGCCCGACCGGGACGATGGCCAACCAGATTGCCCTGCAGCTGTTGGTGCCGCCCGGCAGTGAACTGCTCTGCGACGCGGACGCGCACGTGGTGACGTACGAGATTGGCGCGGCTGCCGCGTACGGCGGCATTTCGTCGCGGACCTGGTCGGCGGTCGGCGCGGCTGTCGACCCCGGGGTGGTCGCCGGCATGATTCGGCCCGACGGTTACTGGGCGGTGCCCACCCGGGCTGTCGCCGTGGAGCAGACTCACAATCGGGGCGGCGGTGGGGTGATCCCACTGGCGGCTCTGCGTGAACTGCGCCGGGTCGCCGATGATGCCCAGGTCGCGATGCACTGCGACGGTGCGCGAATCTGGCACGCGCACATCGCCGACGATGTCCCGCTGGCCACCTACGGCATGCTCTTCGACACCCTGTCGGTCTGCCTCTCCAAGGGGCTCGGCGCGCCGGTCGGCTCGTTGGTGGTCGGCAGTGCCGACAAGATCGAACGAGCTCGGTTCATTCGCAAGCGGATGGGCGGCGGTATGCGGCAGGCCGGGATCCTCGCCGCTGCCGGTCGGTACGCCCTGGCAAACCAGGTGCAGCGGCTCGCCGAGGACCACGCGAAGGCGGCCCGGCTGGCCGAGGCGGTGGCGCCGTTCGGGGTGTTGGCGGCAGAGGTGCGTACCAACCTGGTCCCGTTGGACCTCACCAAGACACCGATGGACGCGCACACCTTCGCCGCCGTTGCCCGTGCGGAAGGCGTGCTGGTCAGTGTGCTCGGCCCGCGTACCGCCCGCCTGGTCACCCATCTAGGCGTGGATGATGCGGCGATTGGCCGCGTGGTCGACGTCCTCACCCGTGCCTTGCGTACCTGA
- a CDS encoding class II 3-deoxy-7-phosphoheptulonate synthase, which produces MRHEWHQLSHPAVGSPVLQTSRPTIDSAEDAALGLDRWRDLPRAQTPPWPDGAQVAEVCKVLENVPSVVAPYEVDQLRHQLAMVCEGKAFLLQGGDCAETFADNTESHLLANARTLLQMAIVLTYGASLPVVKVARVAGQYTKPRSLPTDARGLPAYRGDMINSLDATPEARVADPQRMIRAYANSAAAMNMLRAYLAGGLADLHAVHDWNKGFVRNSPAGERYEAIAREIDRALAFIQACGMTEDEALRTVTLYCSHEALALEYDRALTRVSDSRAYGLSGHLLWVGERTRQLDGAHIDFISRIANPIGVKLGPTTKPDDVIELCEKLNPNNIPGRLILISRMGNHRVRDVLPAIVAKVAAAGAKVVWQCDPMHGNTHESSNGYKTRHFDRIVDEVLGYFEVHRGLETHPGGLHVELTGEDVTECLGGAQGIGDVDLPDRYETACDPRLNTQQSLELAFLVAEMLRG; this is translated from the coding sequence ATGCGCCATGAGTGGCATCAGCTGAGCCATCCCGCTGTCGGTAGTCCGGTGTTGCAGACCAGCCGGCCGACCATCGACTCCGCCGAGGATGCTGCCCTCGGTCTCGACCGGTGGCGGGACCTGCCGCGCGCCCAGACCCCGCCCTGGCCGGACGGTGCCCAGGTCGCCGAGGTCTGCAAGGTGCTGGAGAACGTCCCGTCGGTCGTCGCCCCCTACGAGGTCGACCAGTTGCGGCACCAGCTTGCAATGGTCTGTGAGGGCAAGGCGTTCCTGCTCCAAGGCGGGGACTGTGCGGAGACCTTCGCCGACAACACCGAGAGTCACCTGCTCGCCAACGCCCGTACTCTGCTGCAGATGGCGATCGTGCTCACCTACGGTGCCTCGCTGCCGGTGGTCAAGGTCGCCCGGGTGGCGGGTCAGTACACCAAGCCCCGGTCACTGCCGACTGACGCACGTGGCCTGCCGGCCTATCGGGGCGACATGATCAACTCTTTGGACGCGACGCCCGAGGCGCGGGTCGCCGACCCGCAACGCATGATCCGGGCGTACGCGAACTCCGCTGCCGCGATGAACATGCTCCGTGCCTACCTGGCGGGAGGGCTGGCGGACCTGCACGCGGTGCACGACTGGAACAAGGGCTTCGTGCGGAACTCGCCGGCCGGTGAGCGGTACGAAGCGATCGCTCGGGAGATTGACCGGGCGCTGGCCTTCATCCAGGCCTGCGGGATGACCGAGGACGAGGCGTTGCGGACCGTGACCCTCTACTGCTCCCACGAGGCGTTGGCCCTGGAGTATGACCGGGCGTTGACCCGTGTCTCCGACAGCCGAGCGTACGGGCTCTCCGGACACCTGCTCTGGGTGGGCGAGCGTACCCGGCAGCTGGACGGGGCGCATATTGACTTCATCTCCCGTATCGCGAACCCGATCGGAGTGAAGCTCGGCCCGACGACGAAGCCAGACGATGTCATCGAGCTGTGCGAGAAGCTCAACCCGAACAATATTCCGGGCCGGCTGATCCTGATCAGCCGGATGGGTAACCACCGGGTCCGTGATGTCCTGCCGGCGATCGTCGCTAAGGTCGCCGCCGCTGGTGCCAAGGTGGTGTGGCAGTGCGACCCGATGCATGGCAACACCCACGAGTCGTCCAACGGCTACAAGACCCGGCACTTCGACCGAATCGTGGACGAGGTGCTGGGCTACTTCGAGGTGCACCGCGGCCTGGAGACCCACCCCGGCGGGCTGCACGTCGAGCTGACCGGTGAAGATGTCACCGAGTGCCTCGGCGGTGCCCAGGGCATCGGTGACGTCGATCTGCCCGACCGGTACGAGACTGCCTGCGACCCGCGGCTGAACACCCAACAGTCGCTGGAATTGGCGTTCCTGGTAGCCGAGATGCTCCGTGGCTGA
- a CDS encoding glycosyl hydrolase family 18 protein — MKRSLRRALWAGVVAVLAVATVPMASAYGAGSVTATFDKVQDWGAGHGAKVTVTNGSNESVSTWRIEFDLPAGTSIGVFWDADVTRTGNHYVAVKKSWAGPLAPGASFSWGYNGTGPYQAPLNCTINGAACSGGSAPPTTSPPTTSPPTTAPPTTPPPTTTPPTTAPPSGDHKVVGYFAQWGVYARNYHVKNIHTSGSAAKLTHIMYAFGTTSGGRCGIGDSYADYEKAYTAADSVDGVADTWDQPLRGSFNQLRKLKAMYPHLKVIWSFGGWTWSGGFTQAAQNPAAFAESCYNLVEDSRWADVFDGIDIDWEYPNACGLTCDSSGPAAFKNVVDALRSRFGPSALVTAAITGDASNGGRIDAADYAGAAPNLDWIMAMTYDYFGAFSPQGPTAPHSPLYSYAGIPQQGFWSDAAIQKLKSKGVAADKLLLGIGFYGRGWTGVTQAAPGGTATGAAPGTYEPGFDDYKVLKNTCPVTGTVGGTAYAKCGNNWWSYDTPSTINGKMTYAKNEGLGGAFFWELSGDTTDGELISAIESGLG; from the coding sequence ATGAAGAGATCACTTCGCCGGGCTCTCTGGGCCGGTGTCGTAGCCGTGCTGGCTGTCGCTACTGTGCCGATGGCCTCGGCGTACGGGGCCGGCAGTGTCACCGCCACATTCGACAAGGTGCAGGACTGGGGGGCTGGCCACGGGGCGAAGGTGACGGTCACCAATGGCTCGAATGAGTCAGTGAGTACCTGGCGGATCGAGTTCGATCTTCCTGCCGGGACCAGCATCGGTGTTTTCTGGGATGCCGACGTCACCCGAACCGGGAACCACTACGTCGCGGTCAAGAAGAGTTGGGCCGGGCCGCTCGCTCCGGGTGCCAGCTTCAGTTGGGGGTACAACGGGACCGGCCCCTACCAGGCGCCACTGAACTGCACCATCAACGGTGCTGCCTGCTCCGGTGGGTCCGCGCCGCCGACCACGTCACCCCCGACCACGTCTCCTCCGACGACTGCGCCGCCGACCACGCCGCCCCCGACGACCACGCCACCGACCACCGCACCGCCCAGTGGTGATCACAAGGTCGTTGGCTACTTCGCACAGTGGGGCGTCTACGCCCGTAACTACCACGTGAAGAACATCCACACCAGTGGCTCGGCGGCAAAGTTGACCCACATTATGTACGCGTTTGGCACCACAAGTGGTGGGCGCTGCGGGATCGGCGACAGCTACGCCGACTACGAGAAGGCGTACACCGCGGCAGACAGCGTGGATGGCGTCGCCGACACCTGGGACCAGCCGTTGCGGGGCAGCTTCAACCAGCTGCGCAAACTCAAGGCGATGTACCCGCATCTCAAGGTGATCTGGTCGTTCGGCGGCTGGACCTGGTCCGGTGGGTTCACCCAGGCGGCGCAGAACCCGGCCGCCTTCGCCGAAAGCTGTTACAACCTGGTTGAGGATTCGCGTTGGGCGGACGTCTTCGACGGCATCGACATCGACTGGGAGTACCCGAACGCCTGTGGTCTCACCTGCGACTCCAGTGGGCCGGCCGCGTTCAAGAACGTGGTGGACGCGCTGCGTTCCCGGTTCGGTCCATCGGCTCTGGTCACCGCCGCGATCACCGGCGACGCCAGCAACGGTGGCCGGATCGACGCTGCCGACTACGCGGGCGCGGCACCGAACCTTGACTGGATCATGGCAATGACCTACGACTACTTCGGCGCCTTCAGCCCGCAGGGTCCGACCGCCCCGCACTCGCCGCTCTACTCGTACGCCGGCATTCCGCAACAGGGCTTCTGGTCCGATGCAGCGATCCAGAAGCTGAAGAGTAAGGGTGTGGCGGCCGACAAGCTACTGCTCGGCATCGGCTTCTACGGCCGAGGTTGGACCGGAGTCACCCAGGCCGCGCCGGGTGGTACCGCCACCGGGGCCGCTCCCGGCACCTACGAGCCGGGCTTCGATGACTACAAGGTCCTGAAGAACACCTGTCCGGTAACCGGGACGGTCGGCGGCACGGCGTATGCCAAGTGCGGCAACAACTGGTGGAGTTACGATACCCCGTCCACCATCAACGGCAAGATGACCTACGCGAAGAACGAGGGCCTCGGTGGCGCGTTCTTCTGGGAACTCTCCGGCGATACGACCGACGGGGAGTTGATCAGCGCCATTGAGAGTGGTCTCGGTTAG
- a CDS encoding LacI family DNA-binding transcriptional regulator: protein MLHHPAKPPQPRRPTMVDVARRAGVSLKTVSRVVNNEPAVGPELAGRVMTAISELGFRRNGIARNLRSRQVSATIGLLIEEIANPFYATIAGVAAEIAAAHQTLLITASSEEDPDRERTLLLEMVQRRVDGLLVVPAGTDHSFLRREVEMGLPAVFLDRPPGQLLADVVLLDNQGGSRTGIRSLLDAGHRRIGILLGSLNVYTMRERLTGIQAELSGSGIPYDEALVRNGIEGPEQASRAVADMFGLADRPTAFFCANNRLTLGALQELHRQDSDAALVGFDDFELSHLMPRPLTVIAYDQRELARIATEQLFRRIGGDRSWPSTSVLPTQLVHRGLS from the coding sequence ATGCTGCATCACCCGGCCAAACCGCCCCAGCCTCGACGGCCCACGATGGTGGATGTCGCGCGGCGTGCCGGTGTGAGTCTCAAGACCGTATCCCGGGTGGTCAACAACGAACCAGCCGTCGGCCCTGAACTTGCCGGGCGAGTAATGACTGCCATCTCCGAGTTGGGCTTCCGGCGCAACGGCATCGCCCGAAATCTCCGATCCCGGCAGGTCAGTGCGACTATCGGCCTACTCATCGAAGAAATCGCCAACCCGTTCTACGCGACGATCGCGGGTGTCGCAGCGGAGATCGCCGCGGCGCACCAGACACTGCTGATCACCGCCTCCTCGGAGGAGGATCCGGACCGCGAACGCACGCTGTTGCTGGAGATGGTCCAGCGCCGGGTGGACGGCCTGCTCGTGGTTCCCGCCGGAACGGATCACTCCTTTCTTCGGCGGGAGGTGGAAATGGGTCTTCCGGCGGTGTTTCTCGACCGACCGCCCGGGCAACTCCTCGCCGATGTGGTCCTTCTGGACAACCAGGGCGGAAGTCGCACCGGAATCCGCTCACTACTGGACGCGGGGCACCGACGGATCGGCATTTTGTTGGGTTCCTTGAACGTATACACAATGCGTGAGCGACTGACCGGTATACAGGCCGAGCTATCGGGTTCCGGAATCCCGTACGACGAGGCGTTGGTGCGAAATGGGATAGAGGGCCCCGAGCAGGCCAGCCGGGCGGTCGCGGACATGTTCGGTCTCGCTGACCGGCCCACCGCATTCTTCTGCGCCAACAACCGGCTCACCCTCGGCGCGCTCCAGGAGCTTCATCGCCAGGACAGCGACGCGGCGTTGGTCGGTTTCGACGACTTTGAACTGTCCCATCTGATGCCCCGACCGTTGACCGTTATCGCCTACGACCAACGCGAACTGGCCCGGATCGCGACAGAGCAACTGTTCAGACGCATCGGCGGGGACCGGTCGTGGCCGTCGACCTCGGTCCTGCCGACACAGCTGGTTCACCGGGGCCTGAGCTGA
- a CDS encoding carbohydrate kinase family protein: MIAVVGEALVDLVAEDTAGGYRAVPGGSPANVALTLARLQHPVRLLARLGNDGFGQRIRGHLHANGVDLTWAVSAVEATSLVVATLDDSGQATYQCYLDGTADWQWTTAELPNLSGTGLTALHSGSLALALAPGAAVVEDLFVRERDRGELTLSIDLNLRPSIVPDRVGEQRRVERQVRSAHIVKASEEDLDWLYPDRTVEQVMAEWRAVGVACAVVTRGAAGSCLLAPDGEMYRQSARRGEVVDTVGAGDAFTGGLLAALAGFGALGDQPGARLAAVTPNQWRQGLHQASTIASLTCGRRGADPPVLADVVAALSPGPG, translated from the coding sequence GTGATCGCGGTTGTTGGCGAGGCGCTGGTCGACCTGGTCGCCGAGGACACCGCCGGTGGCTACCGCGCCGTACCCGGCGGTTCTCCCGCCAACGTCGCGCTCACCCTGGCCCGGCTCCAGCACCCCGTCCGGCTGCTCGCCCGGCTCGGCAATGACGGCTTCGGCCAGCGAATCCGTGGCCACCTGCACGCCAATGGAGTCGATCTGACCTGGGCGGTTTCCGCGGTCGAGGCAACCTCGCTGGTGGTCGCCACGCTCGACGACTCCGGCCAGGCCACCTACCAGTGCTACCTGGATGGGACCGCTGACTGGCAGTGGACCACGGCCGAGCTACCGAACCTCTCGGGCACCGGGCTCACCGCCCTGCACTCCGGCTCACTGGCACTCGCCCTGGCACCGGGCGCGGCGGTCGTGGAGGACCTTTTCGTCCGGGAGCGAGACCGCGGGGAGCTCACCCTGTCGATCGACCTCAATCTGCGCCCCTCCATCGTCCCCGACCGTGTTGGGGAGCAGCGCCGGGTCGAGCGACAGGTGCGCTCTGCGCACATTGTCAAGGCGAGCGAGGAGGACCTTGACTGGCTCTACCCGGACCGTACCGTCGAACAGGTCATGGCCGAGTGGCGGGCAGTCGGGGTGGCCTGTGCGGTGGTGACGCGTGGCGCTGCCGGCAGTTGTCTGCTTGCACCCGACGGGGAGATGTACCGGCAGTCCGCCAGGCGGGGCGAGGTGGTCGATACCGTGGGTGCCGGCGATGCGTTCACCGGGGGGCTACTCGCCGCGCTCGCGGGCTTCGGCGCGCTCGGTGACCAGCCCGGCGCCCGCCTCGCGGCCGTTACCCCGAATCAGTGGCGCCAGGGGCTTCACCAGGCCAGCACCATCGCTTCGCTCACCTGCGGCCGGCGGGGGGCCGATCCACCCGTGCTCGCCGATGTTGTCGCGGCGCTCTCCCCGGGGCCAGGGTAA
- a CDS encoding AGE family epimerase/isomerase, which produces MTESLSSRQSTPPGQTPDTAHQRLLANQRGALLRAARTSVRPEGGFWWLGERGEPDPREPLHTWIACRMTHVFALAHLQQVPDTADAVDHGVATLRGTLRDAQYGGWFSAVELGGKPVTDRKSAYEHAFVLLAASSATRAGRPGADQLLNEAIEVVGDRFWDENAGRTRESWSRDWSELEPYRGANSSMHMVEAFLAVGEVTGDRRWGQRALAICEHLVHDVAARQDWRLPEHFTADWEAQLDYNLDQPADPFRPYGSTVGHWLEWARLLLHLETALVAPPRWLLDDARALFTAAVTRGWSVDGADGFVYTLDWSDQPVVRSRMHWVLAEAIGAAATLWRRTGDRSYEHWHQVFWDYAVCHLIDGKTGQWHHELDERNQPANRVWHGRPDVYHAYQAVLLSQSPIKPSLAGLYAPVGTDQVEVSR; this is translated from the coding sequence ATGACCGAAAGTCTCTCCAGCCGGCAGTCGACGCCACCCGGCCAGACCCCGGACACCGCCCATCAGCGTCTCCTCGCCAACCAGCGCGGCGCGCTGCTGCGCGCCGCCCGCACCTCGGTCCGGCCCGAGGGAGGGTTCTGGTGGTTGGGTGAACGTGGCGAACCCGACCCGCGCGAGCCACTGCACACCTGGATCGCCTGTCGGATGACCCACGTCTTCGCCCTCGCCCACCTGCAACAGGTCCCCGACACCGCCGACGCGGTTGACCATGGTGTCGCCACGCTGCGCGGCACCCTGCGGGACGCGCAGTACGGTGGCTGGTTCAGCGCCGTGGAGCTGGGTGGGAAGCCAGTCACCGACCGGAAGTCCGCGTACGAACACGCCTTTGTCCTACTGGCCGCGAGCAGCGCGACACGCGCCGGTCGGCCCGGAGCCGACCAGCTCCTCAACGAGGCGATCGAGGTGGTGGGCGACCGGTTCTGGGACGAGAACGCCGGTCGGACCCGGGAGTCCTGGAGCCGGGACTGGTCCGAACTGGAGCCTTACCGTGGTGCGAACAGCAGCATGCACATGGTCGAGGCGTTCCTGGCTGTCGGTGAGGTCACCGGGGACCGTCGCTGGGGGCAACGCGCGCTGGCGATCTGCGAGCACCTGGTGCACGATGTGGCCGCCCGACAGGACTGGCGGCTGCCCGAGCACTTCACCGCCGACTGGGAAGCGCAGCTGGACTACAACCTCGACCAGCCCGCGGACCCCTTCCGGCCGTACGGGTCGACGGTCGGCCACTGGTTGGAGTGGGCGCGGCTGCTGCTGCACCTCGAGACGGCGCTCGTAGCGCCACCCCGTTGGCTCCTCGATGACGCACGTGCGCTGTTCACCGCGGCGGTCACCCGTGGTTGGTCGGTTGACGGGGCGGATGGTTTTGTCTACACCCTCGACTGGTCGGACCAGCCGGTGGTGCGATCCCGGATGCACTGGGTACTGGCTGAGGCGATCGGGGCGGCAGCAACGCTGTGGCGGCGCACCGGCGACCGCTCCTACGAGCACTGGCACCAGGTCTTCTGGGACTACGCTGTCTGTCACCTCATCGATGGGAAGACTGGACAGTGGCACCACGAGCTGGACGAGAGGAATCAGCCGGCGAACCGGGTCTGGCACGGCCGCCCCGACGTTTACCACGCATACCAGGCCGTGCTGCTGTCCCAGTCACCGATCAAGCCGAGCCTTGCCGGTCTGTACGCTCCCGTGGGGACGGATCAGGTGGAGGTGAGCCGGTGA